One genomic region from Sulfurimonas sp. encodes:
- a CDS encoding damage-control phosphatase ARMT1 family protein, with translation MTIDEACVACIINQSAKVADAINASTSLKDEMISTIQEMSSNFSYEDNPPEIASYVYEKMAEIANKTDLYDEVKELSTKKALSFVPLVNDKIFASSNKLLTATKTAVAGNVIDLAAAVEFDLEEELSKVFHTEFAHDDFELMKYQLTKAKSVLIIGDNVGEHIFDYIFIQTLKELYPDASYSYMVRGNPIINDVTMKEAKEAGFDELCELVDSGVNTPGFTYNRANDYSKKLFDSVDLVISKGMGNYECMSPSHRKNICFLLKVKCEVVAKSLGKNVGDIVCKVV, from the coding sequence ATGACTATCGATGAAGCTTGCGTTGCTTGTATAATAAACCAGAGCGCTAAAGTTGCAGATGCTATAAACGCATCAACCTCTCTTAAAGATGAAATGATTTCAACTATACAAGAGATGAGTTCTAATTTCTCATATGAAGATAATCCCCCTGAAATCGCTTCTTATGTGTATGAAAAAATGGCAGAGATAGCAAACAAGACAGACCTTTATGATGAGGTAAAAGAACTATCTACTAAAAAAGCTCTTTCATTTGTTCCTCTAGTTAATGATAAAATATTTGCATCTAGCAATAAACTTTTAACAGCTACAAAAACAGCAGTTGCAGGAAATGTTATAGACTTAGCCGCTGCTGTTGAGTTTGACTTAGAAGAAGAACTCTCTAAAGTTTTTCATACAGAATTTGCACATGATGATTTTGAACTTATGAAGTATCAACTCACAAAGGCTAAGAGTGTTTTAATCATTGGCGATAATGTAGGTGAGCATATTTTTGATTATATTTTTATACAAACATTAAAAGAGTTATATCCAGATGCTTCCTACTCTTACATGGTTAGAGGAAATCCAATCATAAATGATGTGACGATGAAAGAAGCAAAAGAGGCTGGTTTTGATGAACTTTGTGAGTTAGTTGATAGTGGTGTTAATACCCCGGGATTTACTTATAATAGAGCAAATGACTATTCAAAAAAACTTTTTGATAGTGTTGATTTAGTTATAAGTAAGGGTATGGGAAATTATGAATGTATGAGTCCCTCTCATAGAAAAAATATATGTTTTTTGCTTAAAGTTAAATGTGAAGTGGTAGCAAAATCTTTAGGCAAAAATGTTGGCGATATAGTTTGTAAAGTAGTGTAA
- a CDS encoding histidinol-phosphatase codes for MKADLHNHTTLCNHAEGGISQYIEQAIKCKTKYFGFSDHAPMDFDKKYRMSFSDMQDYENSVLQNKEKYKDKIEILLAYEVDYLKGHIDKRVLDADVDYLIGSVHFIDEWGFDNPEFIGNYEKQNIDEIWQKYFDTIEEMANCKLFDIVGHLDLIKVFKYMPKKDITLIAKNALKAIKKADMVIELNVAGYRKPVKEAYPSPSLLKEIFKMDIPISFASDAHKPEQVGLFNDEIVKMAKSVGYTKCAIFRKRKREMISF; via the coding sequence ATGAAAGCTGATTTACACAACCATACCACACTTTGTAATCATGCAGAGGGTGGAATTTCTCAATACATAGAACAAGCTATCAAATGCAAAACAAAATATTTTGGATTTAGTGATCATGCTCCAATGGATTTTGATAAAAAATATCGCATGAGTTTTTCAGATATGCAAGATTATGAAAATTCTGTTTTACAAAATAAAGAAAAATATAAAGATAAAATAGAAATTCTTTTAGCCTATGAAGTTGACTATCTCAAAGGGCATATAGATAAACGAGTTCTAGATGCTGATGTTGATTATCTTATAGGCTCAGTTCATTTTATAGATGAGTGGGGATTTGATAATCCTGAGTTTATAGGAAACTATGAAAAACAAAATATAGATGAAATTTGGCAAAAATATTTTGACACAATAGAAGAGATGGCAAATTGTAAACTTTTTGATATTGTAGGGCATTTAGACTTGATAAAAGTGTTTAAATATATGCCAAAAAAAGATATAACTCTCATAGCAAAAAATGCACTAAAAGCTATAAAAAAAGCAGATATGGTTATAGAGTTAAATGTTGCGGGATATAGAAAACCTGTAAAAGAAGCCTACCCTTCGCCATCACTTTTAAAAGAGATTTTTAAAATGGATATACCTATAAGTTTTGCCTCAGATGCTCATAAACCAGAACAAGTTGGACTTTTTAATGATGAGATAGTAAAAATGGCAAAAAGTGTTGGTTACACAAAATGTGCCATTTTTAGAAAAAGAAAAAGAGAGATGATTAGTTTTTAA
- a CDS encoding DUF3972 domain-containing protein: MQWMSDEEYSELTGLDISAIDDLCERGKLSVKVEDGVRMIDPSKGAGEVVPAQLKELSAKNTHEMIVQPEFVEKTIGTIINLHEKVLDAKDETIEAVKVENEFLREALGSLQELYDEDRKTIATLTEQLKLSQQEVEFMRRKYKLMWNKAIDEHTT; encoded by the coding sequence ATGCAGTGGATGAGTGATGAAGAGTATAGCGAGTTAACTGGTTTAGACATTAGTGCTATTGATGACTTATGCGAACGAGGAAAATTGAGTGTAAAAGTTGAAGATGGTGTTAGAATGATTGACCCTTCTAAAGGTGCAGGAGAAGTTGTTCCCGCACAACTTAAAGAACTCTCTGCTAAAAATACTCATGAGATGATAGTTCAACCTGAATTTGTTGAAAAAACAATAGGAACTATCATTAACCTTCATGAAAAAGTTCTAGATGCTAAAGATGAAACCATTGAAGCTGTAAAAGTTGAAAATGAGTTTTTAAGAGAAGCACTAGGTTCACTTCAAGAACTTTATGATGAAGATAGAAAAACAATTGCAACACTAACAGAGCAGTTAAAACTCTCTCAACAAGAAGTTGAATTTATGCGTAGAAAATATAAGCTTATGTGGAACAAAGCCATTGATGAACACACTACATAA
- a CDS encoding helix-hairpin-helix domain-containing protein → MSETIIGQIEHILFEDEGFFIARLKSGEKISGTYLESDVKNIKSSAITLSGYWEEHKKYGKTFKFESIKVNQNQLFFFLNKIVKGFTKKLSAELIEQFGSEELINILDNDIQRLLEFKGIKEKRLKKIQTSWKKFRSMRKLGEFLSPFDVSQTLLTTIASAMKDVDEPCTKIKNNPYILTSISGIGFKRADELALKMGVESEDENRISSAMDFVLMNYCEQQGNSCVAKEILFSGLNELLGFVDKTHLYELALIERVSESSIVIMKNDRLSPARLYDAEKYLYDTIKQRAKKIVAVL, encoded by the coding sequence TTGAGTGAAACAATAATAGGTCAAATAGAGCACATCCTTTTTGAGGATGAGGGCTTTTTTATCGCACGTTTAAAAAGTGGTGAAAAAATAAGTGGAACCTACTTAGAGAGTGATGTAAAAAATATAAAAAGTTCTGCCATAACCTTAAGTGGTTACTGGGAAGAACATAAAAAGTATGGTAAAACTTTTAAATTTGAATCTATTAAAGTCAATCAAAATCAACTATTTTTCTTTTTAAATAAAATCGTTAAAGGTTTTACAAAAAAACTCTCAGCAGAATTGATAGAGCAGTTTGGCTCCGAAGAACTCATAAATATTTTAGATAATGACATACAAAGACTTTTAGAGTTTAAAGGCATAAAAGAAAAACGACTTAAAAAGATTCAAACATCATGGAAAAAGTTTCGCTCTATGAGAAAACTTGGAGAGTTTTTAAGTCCTTTTGATGTTTCACAAACTCTTCTTACAACCATAGCATCTGCCATGAAAGATGTTGATGAACCATGCACAAAGATAAAAAATAATCCTTATATATTAACTTCCATAAGCGGTATAGGCTTTAAAAGAGCAGATGAATTAGCGCTTAAAATGGGTGTAGAGAGTGAAGATGAAAATCGTATAAGTTCCGCTATGGACTTTGTACTTATGAACTACTGTGAGCAACAGGGTAATAGTTGTGTAGCTAAAGAGATACTTTTCTCTGGATTAAATGAACTACTTGGATTTGTGGATAAAACTCATCTATATGAATTAGCACTTATTGAGAGAGTCAGTGAATCAAGTATAGTCATTATGAAAAACGATAGACTCTCTCCTGCAAGACTCTACGATGCTGAGAAATATCTATATGACACTATAAAACAAAGAGCAAAAAAGATAGTGGCGGTTTTGTAA
- the glyQ gene encoding glycine--tRNA ligase subunit alpha, producing MITFSEMLLKLQEFWMKEGCNIVQPYDIPAGAGTFHPATFLRSLDSQPWSVAYVAPSRRPTDGRYGENPNRLGSYYQFQALIKPSPDNIQELYLKSLEYLGLDVSQHDIRFVEDNWESPTLGAWGLGWEVWLNGMEVTQFTYFQQVGGIECNPVAVEITYGTERLAMYLQGVDNIFDIVWNEDKDGNKTLYKDVHKESEIQFSKYNFEVADVEMLFADFNAKSKECLATLEAGLPLPAYDLCMLASNTFNVLDARKAISQTERANYILKIRELSKGCAELYKAQEADRLERVKA from the coding sequence ATGATTACTTTTAGCGAGATGTTACTTAAACTTCAAGAATTTTGGATGAAAGAGGGTTGTAATATAGTTCAGCCTTATGATATTCCAGCAGGAGCAGGAACATTCCATCCTGCAACTTTTTTACGCTCACTTGATTCTCAGCCTTGGTCTGTTGCTTATGTAGCTCCATCTCGTCGTCCAACTGATGGACGATATGGAGAAAATCCAAATCGTTTGGGAAGTTATTACCAGTTTCAAGCGCTTATAAAACCATCTCCAGACAATATTCAAGAGCTTTATTTAAAATCATTAGAGTATCTTGGTCTTGATGTTTCACAGCATGATATTAGATTTGTAGAAGATAACTGGGAATCACCAACACTTGGTGCTTGGGGACTTGGTTGGGAAGTTTGGTTAAATGGTATGGAGGTTACACAATTTACATACTTTCAACAAGTTGGAGGGATAGAGTGTAATCCTGTTGCAGTTGAGATAACTTATGGAACAGAAAGACTTGCTATGTACCTTCAAGGTGTTGATAATATTTTTGATATTGTTTGGAATGAAGATAAAGATGGAAATAAAACACTTTATAAAGATGTTCATAAAGAGAGTGAAATCCAGTTTTCAAAATACAATTTTGAAGTAGCAGATGTTGAGATGTTATTTGCTGATTTTAATGCAAAATCTAAAGAGTGTTTAGCAACTCTTGAAGCTGGACTTCCTCTACCTGCTTATGACTTATGTATGTTAGCATCTAACACTTTTAATGTACTAGATGCAAGAAAAGCAATCTCTCAAACAGAAAGAGCAAACTACATCTTAAAGATTCGTGAATTATCAAAAGGTTGCGCAGAGCTTTATAAAGCACAAGAAGCCGATAGACTAGAGCGAGTTAAAGCGTAA
- the purE gene encoding 5-(carboxyamino)imidazole ribonucleotide mutase, producing MKFVSIIMGSKSDFEVMKSCSDTLEAFGVNYEMIISSAHRSPERTAEYVKTAEAKGAQVFIAAAGMAAHLAGVLSSKTVKPIIGVPMSASALGGIDALLSTVQMPAGMPVATVAIGKAGAINSAYLAMQIFALNNDELSVKLKEDRIAKAKKVEVDSLEIETIIS from the coding sequence ATGAAATTTGTATCAATAATAATGGGTTCTAAGAGTGACTTTGAAGTAATGAAATCGTGCTCAGACACACTTGAAGCATTTGGTGTTAATTATGAAATGATTATATCTTCAGCTCATCGTTCACCAGAGCGTACAGCTGAGTATGTAAAAACTGCTGAGGCTAAAGGTGCTCAAGTGTTTATTGCAGCTGCTGGAATGGCTGCTCACTTAGCAGGTGTGCTTTCATCTAAAACTGTTAAGCCAATCATTGGTGTTCCTATGAGTGCATCGGCTCTTGGTGGTATAGATGCGTTACTTTCAACTGTTCAGATGCCAGCTGGTATGCCAGTTGCTACTGTTGCCATAGGAAAAGCAGGCGCAATAAACTCAGCTTATTTAGCGATGCAAATATTTGCTCTAAATAATGATGAGTTGTCTGTAAAACTCAAAGAAGACAGAATTGCAAAAGCTAAAAAAGTTGAAGTTGATTCTCTAGAAATAGAAACTATTATATCTTAA
- a CDS encoding EAL domain-containing protein, producing MSNYKTQLLEHFLDSPHIGILVVDKKRNNLFVNNRLNEMFGYEGGELVKLTAAIFHTSKQAYKDFGREAFIFVLNGKPVGIDHKFKRKDGTTFWAHISGDLIEERDEVLWTMVDITKRKVLELKNAQQAKIIEQIHDCIVSTDLNGIIVNWNEGAQDLLEYKASEIIGKHITFLYQEQDYNKHYVSIKKVKDTKKYSWETKLKTKSQNIIDVDLSLALLEDEELNPIGIISYVKNITDKKSAEKELADTNHNLKQYMDAIDKIEIGIFVVNDDFSVRFMNNTMIEWFGNQKGKICYSAVAGLDKPCAYCKLKEVVYDNHKVIYEPTTESGESFDIVATSIKNSDGTTSKMEIIRNVTEQKKIAKALEYQANHDALTGLPNRLLFHDRLEQAIEKANRANSIMALFFIDLDHFKEINDSLGHKAGDEVLKEVTLRLEKTIRKEDTLARLGGDEFTVIIDDLKLGQDASKLAQKIIDSLSKPMFVDDNELYVSSSIGISLFPDDGNTAQNLLKYADSAMYKAKAEGRNNFQFYSAEMTELAFERVVMEASLRAALKNEEFVVYYQPQIDAHTNKLVGMEALVRWKHETMGIVSPIKFIPLAESTGLIVELDRLVMKQAMNQIATWYKQGLNPGRLALNLAMKQLQQKDFIDFLKTMMIETDCKSQWLEFEVTEGQIMTNPEEAIKILNQISELGIELAVDDFGTGYSSLAYLKKLPIDKLKIDQSFIRDLPQDEEDAAITKAVIALASSLNLKTIAEGVETKEQKDFLVQNGCSCIQGYFYSRPIASKEMEDKLQNKMI from the coding sequence ATGAGTAATTATAAAACTCAATTACTAGAACACTTCTTAGATAGTCCTCATATTGGGATTTTAGTTGTTGATAAAAAGCGTAATAATTTATTTGTAAATAACAGATTAAATGAGATGTTTGGGTATGAAGGTGGAGAGTTAGTAAAACTAACCGCAGCGATTTTTCATACTTCTAAACAAGCTTATAAAGATTTTGGTAGAGAAGCTTTTATCTTTGTTCTTAATGGTAAACCTGTTGGAATTGACCATAAGTTTAAACGCAAAGATGGAACTACTTTTTGGGCTCATATCTCTGGAGACTTAATAGAAGAAAGAGATGAAGTTCTTTGGACGATGGTTGATATAACAAAAAGAAAAGTGTTAGAGTTAAAAAATGCTCAACAAGCTAAGATAATTGAGCAAATTCATGATTGTATAGTTTCAACTGACTTAAATGGAATTATTGTAAATTGGAATGAAGGTGCACAAGATTTATTAGAATATAAAGCAAGTGAAATTATAGGTAAACATATTACCTTCTTGTATCAAGAACAAGATTATAACAAACATTATGTAAGTATAAAAAAAGTTAAAGATACGAAAAAATACTCTTGGGAAACAAAGTTAAAAACAAAATCACAAAATATTATAGATGTTGATTTATCACTTGCACTACTAGAAGATGAAGAATTAAACCCAATTGGAATAATAAGCTATGTTAAAAATATAACAGATAAAAAGTCAGCTGAAAAAGAGTTAGCAGATACAAACCATAATCTAAAACAATACATGGATGCTATTGATAAAATAGAGATAGGAATCTTTGTTGTTAATGATGATTTTAGCGTTCGTTTCATGAACAACACTATGATAGAGTGGTTTGGTAATCAAAAAGGTAAAATTTGCTATTCAGCTGTTGCTGGTTTAGATAAGCCTTGTGCTTACTGTAAACTTAAAGAGGTGGTATATGATAATCATAAGGTTATTTATGAACCAACGACTGAGAGTGGAGAATCTTTTGATATTGTTGCTACATCTATTAAGAATTCAGATGGTACAACAAGTAAGATGGAAATTATAAGAAATGTAACAGAGCAAAAGAAAATAGCAAAAGCTTTGGAGTATCAAGCAAATCATGATGCACTAACAGGACTTCCAAATAGACTTCTATTTCATGATAGGTTAGAACAAGCCATAGAAAAAGCAAACAGAGCTAACTCTATAATGGCACTCTTTTTTATAGACCTAGACCATTTTAAAGAGATAAATGATTCTTTAGGTCATAAGGCAGGAGATGAAGTTTTAAAAGAAGTTACTTTAAGACTTGAAAAAACCATAAGAAAAGAAGATACCTTAGCCCGTTTAGGTGGAGATGAATTTACTGTTATCATAGATGATTTAAAACTAGGTCAAGATGCATCTAAACTTGCTCAAAAGATTATAGATTCTTTATCTAAACCAATGTTTGTAGATGATAATGAACTATATGTATCAAGTAGTATAGGTATTAGTCTTTTTCCAGATGATGGAAATACCGCTCAAAATCTTTTAAAATATGCAGACTCTGCAATGTACAAAGCAAAGGCAGAAGGTCGAAATAATTTTCAGTTTTACTCAGCAGAGATGACGGAGTTGGCATTTGAGAGAGTTGTAATGGAAGCGAGTTTAAGAGCAGCTTTAAAAAATGAAGAGTTTGTGGTTTATTATCAACCACAAATAGATGCACATACCAATAAGTTAGTAGGAATGGAAGCACTTGTTAGATGGAAACACGAAACAATGGGTATAGTAAGTCCTATAAAGTTTATACCATTAGCAGAATCAACAGGACTTATAGTAGAGTTAGATAGATTAGTAATGAAACAGGCGATGAATCAAATAGCTACTTGGTATAAACAAGGTCTAAATCCAGGAAGATTAGCATTAAACCTCGCTATGAAACAACTCCAACAAAAAGATTTTATAGATTTTTTAAAAACTATGATGATAGAAACAGATTGTAAATCACAATGGCTAGAGTTTGAAGTAACCGAAGGTCAGATTATGACTAATCCTGAAGAAGCCATCAAAATTTTGAACCAAATATCTGAACTTGGAATAGAGTTAGCCGTAGATGATTTTGGAACAGGTTATTCATCTTTAGCATATCTAAAAAAATTACCAATAGATAAACTAAAAATAGACCAATCATTTATACGAGATTTACCTCAAGATGAAGAAGATGCAGCAATAACAAAAGCAGTTATAGCACTTGCATCCTCACTAAATCTAAAAACAATAGCAGAAGGTGTTGAAACAAAAGAACAAAAAGATTTTTTAGTACAAAATGGTTGCTCTTGCATTCAAGGTTATTTTTATTCTAGACCTATCGCATCTAAAGAGATGGAAGATAAGTTACAAAATAAAATGATATAA
- the trxA gene encoding thioredoxin, with protein sequence MGKYLELTGADFEATLSEGVSLVDFWAPWCGPCRMIAPVIEELAEDFNGKAKICKVNTDEEQDIAVKFGIRSIPTIMFFKNGEMVDQVVGAQSKAALAEKINALLA encoded by the coding sequence ATGGGCAAATATTTAGAACTAACTGGTGCAGATTTTGAAGCAACTTTAAGCGAAGGCGTATCTCTAGTAGACTTTTGGGCACCATGGTGTGGACCTTGTCGTATGATCGCTCCTGTTATTGAGGAATTAGCTGAAGATTTTAATGGAAAAGCTAAAATCTGTAAGGTAAATACTGATGAAGAGCAAGATATAGCTGTTAAATTTGGTATCCGTTCTATCCCAACTATCATGTTTTTCAAAAATGGTGAAATGGTAGATCAAGTTGTTGGAGCACAATCTAAAGCTGCTTTAGCAGAAAAAATAAACGCTCTTTTAGCGTAA
- a CDS encoding restriction endonuclease, whose amino-acid sequence MFYESQDINKKNEYRDSLKIIGSLSNLFSDSNVPYLYYRIAEKIFCNSFSANDLSRGDVALDAIKNNIGIGLKTFLAGNNKSFQKVAEFNKDKPLYENKSPAKLIQAVAELRNERIKFTENLYGIDKSIYHCVIRDENSFKLYEENMNYVDIDNITDVKKVKNSIRFNDAIHDYSFNISKSTLTKRFNTSSLLDEFNVEILKNPLEDIRNCILQNELLYSSDNNIKDTVYLPLYGKNKTVYEKSGLNQWNANGRLRNENEVYLPIPVNVHKKSPAFFPDRDSPFNLKLPKGDVLQVKVCQDNSKALMSYSNRELGQWILRDVLSLEEGELVTYEKLQILGVDSVRIDKIDNINFEINFASLGSFENYLESN is encoded by the coding sequence ATGTTTTATGAGTCACAAGATATTAATAAAAAAAATGAATATCGAGACTCACTTAAAATAATAGGTAGTCTATCAAATCTATTTTCTGATTCTAATGTTCCATACTTATATTATAGAATAGCAGAAAAAATATTTTGTAATTCATTTTCAGCTAATGATTTATCTAGAGGCGATGTTGCTTTAGACGCAATAAAAAACAATATTGGCATTGGGCTGAAAACATTTTTAGCAGGTAATAATAAGTCTTTTCAAAAGGTTGCTGAATTTAATAAGGACAAACCATTATATGAAAATAAAAGTCCTGCTAAATTAATTCAAGCAGTAGCAGAACTTAGAAATGAAAGAATAAAGTTTACTGAAAATTTATATGGAATTGATAAATCAATATATCATTGTGTGATAAGAGATGAAAACAGTTTTAAGTTATATGAAGAAAATATGAATTACGTTGATATAGATAATATTACTGATGTAAAAAAAGTAAAAAACTCAATAAGATTTAATGATGCCATTCATGATTATTCTTTTAATATTTCAAAAAGTACTTTAACAAAAAGGTTTAACACAAGTAGTCTGTTAGATGAATTTAATGTAGAAATTTTAAAAAATCCACTTGAAGATATTAGGAATTGTATTTTACAAAATGAATTGCTGTATAGTTCAGATAATAATATTAAAGATACGGTTTACTTACCGTTGTATGGAAAAAATAAAACTGTATATGAGAAAAGTGGTCTTAATCAATGGAATGCTAATGGCAGGTTAAGAAATGAAAATGAAGTGTATCTTCCTATTCCAGTAAATGTTCATAAAAAATCACCAGCTTTTTTTCCTGATAGAGATTCTCCCTTTAATCTTAAGTTGCCAAAGGGTGATGTGCTACAAGTAAAAGTTTGCCAAGATAATAGTAAAGCGTTAATGTCATATTCTAATAGAGAGTTAGGACAATGGATACTAAGAGATGTTTTATCTTTAGAAGAAGGCGAACTAGTAACTTATGAAAAGCTACAAATATTAGGAGTAGATTCTGTGAGAATTGATAAAATTGACAATATTAATTTTGAAATAAACTTTGCATCTTTAGGCAGTTTTGAAAATTATTTAGAAAGTAATTAA
- a CDS encoding chemotaxis protein, which produces MTQEELDAMMNGEIDDIEELDDELGDTDEVSSDEISEDIKNIEDETDGGMPSGYNEDTSHHWPLPATDENKMVHQLDDVTKESEEKASEIFDIIEKISNDLMDKEENANRVIEVLTSNVELFKTLSEKFPDVEAFKTQLEKNESALVDSSDGLETLQNSGDAIMSVMDIMQYQDIHRQKIERVINVMRALAKYMNTLFEGKVDDDKRVSSAKHIVGDENNDVASTDDIEALLAQFGQ; this is translated from the coding sequence ATGACTCAAGAAGAATTAGATGCTATGATGAATGGGGAAATTGACGATATTGAGGAGCTTGATGATGAGCTTGGAGATACTGATGAAGTAAGTTCTGATGAAATTTCTGAAGATATAAAAAACATAGAAGATGAAACGGACGGGGGTATGCCATCGGGATATAATGAAGACACCTCTCATCACTGGCCACTTCCAGCAACTGATGAAAATAAGATGGTACATCAGCTAGATGATGTAACAAAAGAGAGTGAAGAAAAAGCAAGTGAAATTTTTGACATTATTGAAAAAATTAGTAATGACTTGATGGATAAAGAAGAAAATGCAAATAGAGTTATTGAAGTATTAACTTCAAATGTTGAACTATTTAAAACTTTAAGTGAAAAATTTCCTGATGTTGAAGCTTTTAAAACACAGCTAGAAAAAAATGAATCGGCTTTAGTAGATTCTAGTGATGGCTTAGAAACACTTCAAAATAGCGGAGATGCTATTATGAGTGTTATGGATATTATGCAGTATCAAGATATTCATCGTCAAAAAATTGAACGAGTTATTAATGTAATGCGTGCACTTGCTAAATATATGAATACTCTGTTTGAAGGTAAAGTTGATGATGATAAAAGAGTTTCATCTGCAAAACATATAGTTGGTGATGAAAATAATGATGTAGCTTCAACAGATGATATAGAGGCACTTTTAGCACAGTTTGGACAATAA
- a CDS encoding U32 family peptidase, whose translation MQKVELLSPAGTLEKLKIALDFGADAVYGGVSHFSLRIRSGKEFSMEEFKEGIDYAHARGKKVYVTINGFPFNSQLSLLKKHILKMAELKPDAFIVATPGVLKLCNDLAPQIPLHLSTQANVMNVLDAKIFYDMGAVRIITAREISLKDLIAIKKELPDLELEIFVHGSMCFAYSGRCLISTLQSGRVPNRGSCANDCRFPYEIYAANPETGTLFRLEEDEGVGTYVMNAKDLNLASHMKEILDSGVVDSIKIEGRTKTAYYAGVTAKAYRMALNDYYDEKFDDTKYQYELQSLQNRGYTDAYLISRPFEKNDTQSLDFSIQLGTHQVSGVVNEEGTHFLCKYKTLPNDEMEIVAPLGTEIEFVDNEIGSTYERDGKSYLKLKQLLAQNKKIWDEVHSGNVNPITLPTSMPAYTFLRIPSDAQMGTNPKKN comes from the coding sequence ATGCAAAAAGTAGAACTATTATCTCCAGCGGGAACGCTAGAGAAGTTAAAAATCGCACTAGACTTTGGTGCAGATGCTGTTTATGGTGGCGTTAGTCACTTTTCTCTTCGCATACGAAGTGGTAAAGAGTTTAGTATGGAGGAGTTTAAAGAAGGCATAGACTATGCTCACGCTCGTGGTAAAAAAGTATATGTTACTATCAACGGTTTTCCTTTTAACTCTCAACTTTCACTTTTAAAAAAACATATTTTAAAAATGGCAGAATTAAAACCAGATGCTTTCATAGTTGCAACTCCGGGAGTCTTGAAATTATGTAATGATTTAGCCCCACAAATTCCTTTGCATCTATCAACTCAAGCAAATGTTATGAATGTCTTAGATGCTAAAATATTTTATGATATGGGCGCTGTTCGTATTATTACAGCTAGAGAGATATCTTTAAAAGATTTAATCGCGATTAAAAAAGAACTCCCTGATTTAGAATTAGAAATATTTGTTCATGGAAGCATGTGTTTTGCATATAGCGGACGCTGTCTTATCTCAACCTTACAAAGTGGTAGAGTTCCAAATCGTGGAAGTTGCGCAAATGATTGTAGATTTCCATATGAGATCTATGCGGCAAATCCTGAAACAGGAACTTTGTTTAGACTTGAAGAAGATGAAGGTGTCGGGACATATGTAATGAATGCAAAAGATTTAAATCTTGCTTCTCATATGAAAGAGATTCTAGATAGTGGAGTTGTAGATTCTATAAAGATAGAAGGTCGTACAAAAACAGCTTACTATGCAGGTGTTACTGCAAAAGCCTATAGAATGGCACTTAACGATTACTATGATGAAAAATTTGATGATACAAAGTATCAATATGAACTTCAATCTCTACAAAATCGTGGATATACAGATGCTTACTTGATTTCTCGTCCTTTTGAAAAAAATGATACACAAAGTTTAGACTTTTCTATACAGTTAGGAACACATCAAGTGAGTGGTGTAGTAAATGAAGAGGGAACTCACTTCTTATGTAAGTACAAAACTCTACCAAATGATGAGATGGAAATAGTTGCTCCACTTGGAACTGAAATAGAGTTTGTTGATAATGAAATAGGCTCGACTTATGAGCGAGATGGAAAAAGCTACTTAAAACTAAAACAACTCTTAGCACAAAACAAAAAGATTTGGGATGAGGTTCATAGTGGAAATGTAAATCCTATAACTCTTCCAACCTCCATGCCAGCATATACATTTCTTAGAATACCTTCAGATGCACAAATGGGCACAAACCCAAAAAAGAACTAA